In Streptomyces sclerotialus, the DNA window ATGACGCTGACGACGGCGGCTATCCCGCGCCGCACCTTCCGCGGCGCGGGCTTCGACGCGGTTTTCGACGCCTTCGTGGCGGATGTCCCGGACGCCTCGGTGTCCTCAGTTCCCTCGACGCCCTCGACGCCGTCGACGTCCGCGTCGTGTCCGGTGGCAGTCACCGCGTGGTACCCCCTGATGGTGCTCAGCTGACGAGCGCATCCGGCTTGCCCTTGCTCCGCGGCCGCTCCTCGACCATCTTGCCCCACACGATCATCCGGTAGGTACTGGTGAACTCCGGGGTGCAGGTGGTCAGCGTGATGTACCGGCCGGGCTTTGTGAAGCCGGAGCCGGGCGGCACCGGGCCGATCACGTCGATGTTGGAGGGCGAGGTCTGCGGAAGGATGCTCTCCATCTCGTACGTGTAGAAGCGGCTGCGGGTCTCGACGACGATCTTGTCGCCCTTCACCAGCCGGTTGATGTAGCGGAACGGCTCACCGTGGGTGTTGCGGTGGCCCGCGACGGCGAAGTTGCCGCTCTTGTCCCAGGGCATCGCCGTCTTCAGCTTGCCCTCGCCGTAGTGGCCGACCATGCCGCGGTCCAGAACCCCGTGCTTGTCGATGCCCTCGGCGATCGGGACCTTCACGTCCAGCTTCGGGATATACATGATCGCGAAGCCCTGGCCGGGCGAGAACGCGCCCGCCGCCCGCTTGTCCTCCTCGCCGTCCTTGTCCCACTGCTGCTGCAGGTTGTTGGCGGCGCCACCCGCCTGGTTGTGCGCCAGGACGTTGGTCCACCACAGCTGGTACGCGACGAACAGCAGCATCAGCACGCCGAGGGTGATGAACGCCTCGCCCGTGATCCGGCTGACGACGACACCGACGCTTTCCTTGCGGGCTCGCGCGGCCCGGCGTGCGGCGACCCGCGAGGTCGGCGCGGGCTCGGGGGTGGACGGCTCGGCGGCCGGAGCGGCCCGGCGGGCGCGCTTGCCGCCCCGCTTGGCGGCCTCCTGCGCCGCTCTGCGGCGCGCGGCACGGCCACCGGTCGCCGGAGACGCTGTTTCACGTGAAACAGCGTCCTCGGGCCGTTTCACGGCCTTCGGGTCCGCCTGCCGCAGCGTCATCGTTTCGTCGTCGGCAGGCAGGGACGGAACGGCCGGTGCGATGACGGTGTCGGCCGCTGCGAGGGCCGCCTCGCCGTACGTGGCCGCATCGCCGTACGCGCCGGCGCCGGAGGAGCCCGAGAGGTGCGCCCCGCCGTACGTATCCTCCCGGCCGTAGGCCGACGTCCGGTCGTAGGCCGACGACTGGTCGTAGGCCGACGACTGGTCGTAGGCCGAAGCCGGGTCAAAGGCCGAGGCCGCATCAGGTGCCGGCACCTGGTCGAGCGCCGGGATCCGGTCGAAGACGGCGGTCGGCTCGTAGGCCGCAGCCTGCTGGTGGCCGACAGCTTGCCGGTAGCCGGCGGACTGTGAGTACTCGGCGGACTGCTGGTGGTCGGCAGACTGGGGGTAGCCGAGGGACTGCTGGTGGTCGGCAGGCTGATCGTACGGGCGGGCTGCCTGGTCGTACGCGGTGCCGGCCGCCCGGCTCCGAACCGGCCCCGGCCCTGCCCCCGGCCCCGGGCCCCGGCCGTCGTCCTGGCCGGGCAGCGGATCCGTGAGGGGATCGCCGAGCTGCCCGACGGCCGCCTCGAACGCGGCAGAGTCGTCGTACGGATCATGAGGACCGTACGACGACGTGCCTTCGCGCTCGGGGCGGAGCGCGGTCACGCGCCGGCCTTGCCGACCACCGGGGCGAGCCCCGTCGAACGCTCCACAGCTCCCTCGTCACCGCACTCGACCAGCCAGTTGGCGAGCATTCCGTGGCCCCACTCGGTGAGCACCGACTCCGGGTGGAACTGCACGCCCTCGACGGGTAGTTCGCGGTGCCGGACACCCATCACCAGGCCGGTCTCCGTCCAGGCGGTGACCTCCAGCTCGGCCGGCAGGGTGTCCCGTTCGACCGACAGGGAGTGGTACCGGGTGGCCGTGAACGGCGTGGGCAGTCCCTGGAACACGCCCTTGTGCTCGTGCGTCACCAGGGACGTCTTGCCGTGCAGCAGCTCGGGCGCGCGGCCGACGACGCCGCCGTACGCCACCGCCATGGACTGCATGCCCAGGCAGACACCGAAGACCGGTACGCCGGTGTCCGCGCAGTGCCGCACCATGTCGATGCAGACGCCGGCCTGCTCGGGCGCGCCCGGGCCCGGCGAGAGCAGGACGCCGTCGAAGCCGTCCTGGGCGTGCCCCGGCTCCACCTCGTCGTTGCGCCGCACCTCGCACTCGGCACCGAGCTGGTAGAGGTACTGGACGAGGTTGAAGACGAAGCTGTCGTAGTTGTCGACGACGAGGATCTTCGCGCTCATCGGACGGCCTCCATTCCCTGGTCCACCGTGACGTCGTTGAAGGGGAGCAGCGGCTCCGCCCACGGAAAGACGTACTGGAAGAGCAGGAAGACGATCGCCAGCACGAGCACGAGCGAGATCAGTGCCTTCACCCATACGTTGCCCGGCAGATGCCGCCAGATCCAGCCGTACATGCCGTCCCTACTTGCCGATGCCAATGGTCATTTGCCCTACCAGAGTACGGGGCGAGTCCTGGCGGTGGGGCTCAGCTGCGCAATGCCGGCGGACGTCCCTCGGCCACGGGCGCGGTGGCGTCCAGGTGCGCCCAGGCGATGAGCCGGTGGCTGTGCCCCCACTCCGGCTCGCAGGTCGTAAGGGTGAGGTAACGGCCGGGGCCGTCGTAGCCGGATTTGCGCGGTACGGGATCGATGACCCCGATGTCGCCGGGGAGGGTGCGGTAGGGCCGCTTGTCGATGCGGTACGTGAACCAGGTCGTGCCGTCGCTGATCACGACCGGGTCGCCGGGCCGCAGCCGCGGGAAGTCCTTGAACGGGTCGCCGTAGGTGCGACGGTGGCCGGCGACGGCGAAGTTGCCGGTGGCGCCGAGCCGGGCGGTGCGGGCGTAGTGGCCGAGGCCCTTCTTCAGGGTGTCGGTGGCGGTGCCCTCCAGGACGGGCTTGGCCCAGTCGCGGCCGAAGCGCGGGATGTACATGACGGCGAAAGGCCGGCCGTCCTGATAGGCGGG includes these proteins:
- a CDS encoding class E sortase — its product is MTALRPEREGTSSYGPHDPYDDSAAFEAAVGQLGDPLTDPLPGQDDGRGPGPGAGPGPVRSRAAGTAYDQAARPYDQPADHQQSLGYPQSADHQQSAEYSQSAGYRQAVGHQQAAAYEPTAVFDRIPALDQVPAPDAASAFDPASAYDQSSAYDQSSAYDRTSAYGREDTYGGAHLSGSSGAGAYGDAATYGEAALAAADTVIAPAVPSLPADDETMTLRQADPKAVKRPEDAVSRETASPATGGRAARRRAAQEAAKRGGKRARRAAPAAEPSTPEPAPTSRVAARRAARARKESVGVVVSRITGEAFITLGVLMLLFVAYQLWWTNVLAHNQAGGAANNLQQQWDKDGEEDKRAAGAFSPGQGFAIMYIPKLDVKVPIAEGIDKHGVLDRGMVGHYGEGKLKTAMPWDKSGNFAVAGHRNTHGEPFRYINRLVKGDKIVVETRSRFYTYEMESILPQTSPSNIDVIGPVPPGSGFTKPGRYITLTTCTPEFTSTYRMIVWGKMVEERPRSKGKPDALVS
- a CDS encoding class E sortase, which produces MTVRWIVRTFSELCLTVGSLIVLFVLYLLFWTGVRADSAMDGELGALQERWSTGPAATASPHPGGQSPDAGRSAGTSGDSGQAQGEGPPPQPAYQDGRPFAVMYIPRFGRDWAKPVLEGTATDTLKKGLGHYARTARLGATGNFAVAGHRRTYGDPFKDFPRLRPGDPVVISDGTTWFTYRIDKRPYRTLPGDIGVIDPVPRKSGYDGPGRYLTLTTCEPEWGHSHRLIAWAHLDATAPVAEGRPPALRS
- a CDS encoding aminodeoxychorismate/anthranilate synthase component II — encoded protein: MSAKILVVDNYDSFVFNLVQYLYQLGAECEVRRNDEVEPGHAQDGFDGVLLSPGPGAPEQAGVCIDMVRHCADTGVPVFGVCLGMQSMAVAYGGVVGRAPELLHGKTSLVTHEHKGVFQGLPTPFTATRYHSLSVERDTLPAELEVTAWTETGLVMGVRHRELPVEGVQFHPESVLTEWGHGMLANWLVECGDEGAVERSTGLAPVVGKAGA